One genomic region from Cydia pomonella isolate Wapato2018A chromosome 4, ilCydPomo1, whole genome shotgun sequence encodes:
- the LOC133517121 gene encoding uncharacterized protein LOC133517121, whose amino-acid sequence MAAENIKKLTASRGQCKASMTKMEKFLQQESPTFTIEGLTTRKASLHTVFQKYQDICVQLAILDPENTKDDMEDDTEDRFYDIMTAFERAINLIDKKAQHTTHAAEGSGKVAHLPSLDIPVFDGRDVVLYKSFIEMFEAVVHRDARIPVVQKLCFLKKYLKGEPLHLIDNLPIIGASYDSALELLKKRYDNPALIINSHVNALLDIPVLHRGTALQLRDMVAKVRQHLTALQNLEQPVTSWDAILACILLRKMDTFTVRLYHSDRDNNDQHTAKFPSFWLQTFSAE is encoded by the exons ATGGCAGCCGAAAATATCAAGAAGCTAACGGCGTCCAGAGGACAATGTAAGGCTTCCATGACTAAGATGGAAAAATTCCTTCAACAGGAATCTCCAACGTTTACCATAGAGGGCTTGACGACGAGAAAAGCGTCACTGCACACTGTTTTCCAAAAATATCAAGATATCTGCGTTCAATTGGCAATTTTGGACCCAGAAAATACCAAAGATGACATGGAAGACGACACTGAAGATCGCTTTTATGATATAATGACAGCTTTCGAGCGCGCCATAAACTTGATTGATAAAAAAGCCCAGCATACTACACATGCAGCAGAGGGGAGTGGGAAGGTTGCGCACTTGCCTTCGCTGGACATACCTGTCTTCGACGGGCGAGACGTTGTGCTCTACAAATCATTTATTGAGATGTTTGAAGCTGTGGTACATCGTGACGCGCGAATACCTGTCGTTCAGAAGCTGTGCTTTCTAAAGAAATACTTAAAGGGTGAGCCGCTACACCTTATTGATAACTTGCCCATAATTGGAGCGTCCTATGATTCTGCGCTAGAATTACTCAAGAAACGGTATGACAACCCAGCATTAATCATCAACAGCCACGTCAATGCGCTCCTGGACATCCCAGTGCTGCACCGGGGTACCGCTCTGCAGCTGAGGGACATGGTGGCCAAGGTCCGGCAGCATCTCACCGCACTACAGAACCTCGAGCAGCCAGTCACTTCATGGGATGCTATCCTGGCATgcattttattaagaaaaatggATACATTCACTGTGAGGTTGTACCACTCTGACAGGGACAACAACGACCAACACACT GCGAAGTTTCCCTCCTTCTGGCTGCAGACATTTTCTGCAGAGTAA